One window of the Papaver somniferum cultivar HN1 unplaced genomic scaffold, ASM357369v1 unplaced-scaffold_115, whole genome shotgun sequence genome contains the following:
- the LOC113329174 gene encoding 20 kDa chaperonin, chloroplastic-like: MAINSLLLSHLEPFHSFYLTFLSFFLSFFLCLNFCKKTPIHHISYEVKQKVKLVSGIKPQIRNISSSQFERNSNPSFLSQKLKGNDAAVTVLAVGRHKPLGDRVLVVTKTAEQKTTGGIQSPSTAQTKPQGSDLLAIEKGKTVGKAQVDVSVKTGAQIIYSKYAGTEVDLNGVSHLLLNDNGIVGILETEDVKDFKPLSERVLIKVEEAEKETAGGLLLTEDSKEKPSIGTVYQFVLSLYMYYVS, from the exons AAACTCTCTCCTTCTCTCTCATTTGGAACCTTTTCACAGCTTCTATCtcacctttctttctttctttctttctttctttctgtgtCTCAATTTCTGTAAAAAAACTCCGATCCATCACATATCTTATGAAGTAAAACAAAAAGTAAAACTTGTTTCCGGAATTAAACCTCAAATCCGTAACATCTCTAGTTCACAGTTTGAAAGGAACTCGAATCCCTCGTTTCTCTCTCAGAAATTGAAAGGGAATGACGCGGCCGTTACAGTTTTAG CCGTTGGGAGACACAAGCCCTTGGGAGACAGGGTGCTTGTTGTAACCAAGACAGCAGAGCAGAAGACCACAGGTGGTATTCAGTCGCCTTCTACCGCTCAGACTAAGCCACAAGGAAGTGATCTCCTTGCTATTGAGAAGGGTAAGACCGTCGGAAAGGCCCAAGTCGATGTTAGTGTGAAG ACTGGTGCTCAAATCATTTACTCCAAATATGCCGGAACTGAAGTGGACTTGAATGGAGTAAGCCATCTTTTATTGAATGACAATGGCATTGTTGGTATTCTCGAGACCGAAGATGTCAAGGATTTTAAGCCCCTGAGCGAACGCGTGTTAATTAAA GTTGAGGAGGCCGAGAAGGAAACTGCTGGTGGGTTACTTCTAACAGAGGATAGCAAGGAGAAGCCCTCCATTGGAACG GTATATCAGTTTGTCCTTTCTTTGTACATGTACTATGTAAGCTGA
- the LOC113329175 gene encoding UDP-glycosyltransferase 87A1-like, producing MEEILAGLQASGVRYLLVSRGVHLTSGYIHGGDGGEYNKKDTRSQKFIVPWCDQLRVLCHSSIGGFLTHCGWNSVMESLYAGVPMLTFSVSFDQIPNRKLIVDDLKVGMKFTKEFGEKALVKRGEVEKIVKKFMDINKDAVNNEAKEMRRRSSEVKEMCRKAPEKGGSYDTNLNAFIKDILHFPGN from the coding sequence ATGGAGGAAATCTTAGCTGGGTTGCAAGCAAGTGGGGTTCGATATTTGTTGGTTTCACGCGGTGTGCATCTTACTTCCGGTTACATACATGGTGGCGATGGTGGTGAGTATAATAAGAAAGATACCAGAAGTCAAAAATTTATAGTCCCATGGTGTGATCAATTGAGGGTACTTTGTCATTCTTCAATCGGAGGATTTTTGACTCATTGCGGGTGGAATTCGGTGATGGAATCGCTATATGCAGGAGTACCCATGCTTACATTTTCAGTATCTTTTGATCAAATTccaaatagaaaacttattgtagATGATTTGAAAGTTGGAATGAAATTTACCAAGGAATTTGGGGAGAAAGCATTGGTCAAAAGGGGTGAAGTTGAAAAGATAGTGAAGAAGTTCATGGACATCAATAAAGATGCAGTTAACAACGAAGCTAAGGAAATGAGAAGAAGATCAAGTGAAGTCAAGGAGATGTGTAGAAAAGCACCGGAAAAAGGTGGTTCATACGACACCAACCTCAACGCTTTTATCAAAGACATCCTCCATTTCCCTGGTAATTAA
- the LOC113329117 gene encoding UDP-glycosyltransferase 87A1-like: MEEINQQEPKSMERCHIIAVPFPARGLINPMMNFCKHLAHKLGDNVKITFVVTEEWFGILDLAPIPPQIHLQSIPNVIPSEFVRSSTLDFETFLAIVVAEMQAPFENVMNTSEPVTVIIADFSLIWALSIGNRRNIPVVSFWTASSFMFSVLSHADLLTKNGHSLDHSSDCDDEVINYIPGVSPTRLTDMPLLPRGNDPKFNPEMVAFTLLDKVQCLIIPTFYELEPQVTDTLKEIFRFPVYTIGPSISNLDTTINQHHQIHDKKKESATIKYTNSEELYYLKWLDSQPINSVMYIAFGSTVSISGEQMEEILSGLHESGVLYLLVSRGAGYLTSGIHGGGGGDRDEKTTSSRRLVVPWCDQLRVLCHSSVGGFWTHCGWNSVMESIYAGVPMLTFPIYFDQIPNRKLIVDDLKVGMKVMNEFGAKALVKRGEVEKILRKFMNINGEAEEDVNNETKEMRRRSSELKDICRKALAEGGSSDTNLNSFIKDILHFNGN, encoded by the exons ATGGAGGAGATCAATCAGCAGGAACCCAAATCAATGGAGAGATGTCACATTATTGCAGTGCCTTTTCCAGCAAGAGGACTTATCAATCCGATGATGAATTTTTGTAAACATTTAGCTCATAAATTAGGTGATAATGTTAAAATCACTTTTGTAGTCACTGAAGAGTGGTTTGGCATCCTTGATCTAGCTCCAATACCGCCTCAAATTCATCTCCAGTCAATTCCCAATGTGATTCCTTCGGAGTTTGTAAGGTCATCAACATTAGACTTTGAGACTTTCCTTGCAATCGTAGTTGCAGAGATGCAAGCTCCATTCGAGAACGTTATGAATACATCTGAACCGGTGACTGTTATTATAGCGGATTTCAGCTTGATATGGGCACTTTCAATCGGCAATAGAAGGAATATTCCGGTAGTTTCGTTCTGGACGGCTTCATCATTTATGTTCTCCGTGTTGTCTCATGCTGACCTTCTAACTAAGAATGGGCATAGCCTTGATCACTCATCAG ATTGCGATGATGAGGTGATAAATTACATTCCTGGAGTGTCGCCAACAAGATTGACAGATATGCCATTGTTGCCCCGAGGAAATGACCCCAAATTCAACCCAGAGATGGTAGCCTTCACTTTGTTGGATAAAGTCCAATGTCTTATTATTCCTACTTTTTACGAGCTTGAACCTCAAGTCACAGACACTCTAAAGGAAATATTTCGATTCCCAGTTTACACGATTGGCCCTTCCATATCTAACCTCGACACTACCATTAATCAGCATCATCAAATTCATGATAAGAAAAAAGAATCAGCTACAATTAAGTATACAAACAGCGAGGAACTTTATTACTTAAAATGGTTAGATTCCCAGCCTATAAACTCCGTCATGTATATCGCATTTGGCAGTACTGTTTCAATTTCAGGAGAACAAATGGAGGAGATATTGTCTGGGTTGCATGAAAGTGGCGTTCTGTATTTGTTGGTTTCACGTGGTGCTGGGTATCTTACCTCAGGTATacatggcggtggtggtggcgacCGTGATGAAAAAACTACTAGTAGTCGGAGATTAGTAGTGCCATGGTGTGATCAATTGAGGGTACTTTGTCATTCTTCAGTTGGAGGATTTTGGACTCATTGTGGGTGGAATTCGGTAATGGAATCGATATACGCCGGTGTGCCCATGCTTACATTTCCGATATATTTTGATCAAATTCCAAACAGAAAACTGATAGTAGATGATTTGAAAGTTGGAATGAAAGTCATGAATGAGTTTGGAGCTAAAGCACTGGTCAAAAGGGGTGAAGTTGAAAAAATCCTGAGGAAATTCATGAACATAAATGGAGAAGCAGAGGAAGATGTTAATAATGAAACTAAGGAAATGAGAAGAAGATCAAGTGAACTCAAGGATATATGTAGAAAAGCACTTGCAGAAGGTGGTTCATCCGATACCAACCTCAACTCTTTTATCAAAGACATCCTCCATTTCAATGGTAATTAA